Proteins found in one Plasmodium gaboni strain SY75 chromosome 13, whole genome shotgun sequence genomic segment:
- a CDS encoding hypothetical protein (conserved Plasmodium protein, unknown function) → MKNHTVFFLFFFLVLIFYIFHIEGIYLNKNSLTNDKNILICDNSIHGKSIKKNNKKKTSDMLPSHMEQRIKNKSKTFFIDGGKNLHLFSKKKRNIHNSNGNKARNSNVLYAEDYKINLTEKPLIEDVPRNVKGRINEWINEFDENNTLGFFPILLEEMSNEPSPLQVGFEDYMQFNGEHVEEIFKNMTREVVINGEKKKIFGMCFFNHKTGVLAPLAIYAEIKDVTKVGNNLAVKGLVRGRVIIDEIVSQEPCILGKISPIEDKKGLVEPEESLKIIDEIIRIHTQCSNMESQLMEQLDQSFASMNIKLRNDLKESIDAKLEKFQIDPSDVEQRQAFVQMASFAAFDFHLMIVDRYDALMLQNSEDRLRFVRDKIRQKQKQLAIIKNTPKDKLHEILQQVQNLKNQNMQPPNFPKNAN, encoded by the coding sequence ATGAAGAATCATACTgtttttttccttttcttttttttggtacttattttttatatatttcacATTGAGGgtatttatttaaacaaaaattCTCTTACAAATGACAAAAACATTTTGATTTGTGATAATAGTATACATGGCAAATcaatcaaaaaaaataataaaaaaaaaacatcAGATATGCTTCCCTCCCATATGGAGcaaagaataaaaaataaaagtaagacattttttatagatGGAGGAAAGAATTTGCATcttttttcaaaaaaaaaaagaaatatacataattcAAATGGAAATAAGGCAAGAAATTCAAATGTATTATATGCAGAagattataaaataaatttaacAGAAAAACCATTAATTGAAGATGTACCTCGAAATGTTAAAGGAAGGATAAATGAATGGATAAATGAAtttgatgaaaataatactTTGGGGTTTTTTCCGATTTTATTAGAAGAAATGTCTAATGAACCATCACCTTTGCAAGTTGGATTTGAAGATTATATGCAGTTTAATGGAGAACATGtagaagaaatatttaaaaatatgacACGAGAAGTTGTTATAAATGgagaaaagaaaaaaatatttggTATGTGTTTTTTTAATCATAAAACAGGAGTTCTAGCTCCTTTAGCTATATATGCAGAAATTAAAGATGTAACAAAGGTAGGTAATAATCTTGCTGTTAAAGGTTTAGTTAGAGGTCGTGTAATTATTGATGAAATTGTAAGTCAAGAACCATGTATTTTAGGTAAAATTTCACCTATAGAAGATAAAAAAGGTTTAGTTGAACCAGAAGAAAgtttaaaaattatagaTGAAATTATTAGAATACATACACAATGTTCCAATATGGAATCACAATTAATGGAACAACTCGATCAATCCTTTGCATCTATGAATATCAAATTAAGAAATGATTTAAAAGAATCTATTGATGCTAAATTAGAAAAATTCCAAATTGATCCATCAGATGTTGAACAAAGACAAGCATTCGTTCAAATGGCTTCTTTTGCTGCTTTCGATTTCCATCTTATGATTGTAGATAGATACGATGCTCTTATGTTACAGAATTCAGAAGATAGATTAAGATTTGTTAGAGATAAAATCAGGcaaaaacaaaaacaaCTAGCCATCATTAAAAATACACCAAAAGATAAATTACATGAAATATTGCAACAAGTACAAAATCtaaaaaatcaaaatatgCAACCACCTAATTTTCCCAAAAATGcaaattaa
- a CDS encoding glideosome associated protein with multiple membrane spans 1 has translation MFFTYVVRPGEAPEGRGPQFEPFWDFFMNFNLRVGFLIQFISYILLVGAITIIGKNPLGILNFLRALPGSVGNAPMPLVLFSIGGFLMGTLLIMSFLQLTEDDSSIKQSRGYRAGTKFLLQATSMGTVSWSLSLICLMASSYYFDDPWMEEKIGAGSSWILYFSSRLIDAFCLFLYGSGCFFLEVYHSEGAGEAWGWLCGMCFIATSFVEVLALTLFNTALFSSLDWFYCLFLGLSLFFSVIWGLLFEPISHRYDVKLTQSAMRNEYYKSRNAMAYYGPAVVTANGELDIEASTENIAACKQC, from the exons ATGTTTTTTACTTATGTTGTAAGACCTGGGGAAGCACCAGAAGGACGTGGTCCTCAATTTGAGCCATTTTGGgatttttttatgaattttAATTTACGTGTTGGATTTTTGATACaatttatttcttatatattattagtTGGTGCAATAACTATAATTGGAAAAAATCCTTTAGGAATATTAAACTTCTTGAGAGCATTACCAGGAAGTGTTGGTAATGCCCCTATGCCTTTGGTTCTTTTTAGTATAGGTGGATTTTTAATGGGTACTCTTCTCATCATGTCCTTTTTACAATTAACTGAGGATGATAGCAG CATTAAGCAATCCAGAGGTTACAGAGCAGGAACAAAATTTCTCTTACAAGCCACATCCATGg GAACTGTATCATGGAGCTTGTCCCTTATATGCTTGATGGCCTCATCCTACTATTTTGATGACCCCTGGATGGAAGAGAAGATTGGTGCAGGTTCTTCATggatattatattttagCTCCAGATTAATTGATGcattttgtttatttttatatggATCAGGATGTTTCTTTTTAGAAGTATATCATTCAGAAGGTGCAGGAGAAGCATGGGGATGGTTATGTGGAATGTGCTTTATAGCAACATCTTTTGTTGAAGTATTAGCATTAACATTATTTAATACAGCTTTGTTTAGTTCCTTAGATTGGTTCtattgtttatttttaggATTAAGTCTTTTCTTTAGTGTTATTTGGggattattatttgaacCTATAAGTCATAGATACGATGTAAAATTAACACAAAGCGCCATGAGAAATGAATACTACAAATCACGAAATGCCATGGCTTATTATGGACCGGCTGTTGTTACTGCAAATGGAGAGCTTGACATAGAAGCATCTACAGAAAATATTGCAGCATGCAAACAATGTTAA